From a single Lolium rigidum isolate FL_2022 chromosome 7, APGP_CSIRO_Lrig_0.1, whole genome shotgun sequence genomic region:
- the LOC124676332 gene encoding LOW QUALITY PROTEIN: ER lumen protein-retaining receptor (The sequence of the model RefSeq protein was modified relative to this genomic sequence to represent the inferred CDS: inserted 1 base in 1 codon), whose translation MNAFRLAGDMTHLMSVLVLLLKIHTIKSCAGVSLKTQELYALVFXYLDLFTSFISLYNTAMKLIFLGSSFSIVWYIRRHKMVRRSYDKEHDTFRHQFIVLPCILLALLIHEKFTFKEVMWTFSIYLEAVAILPQLVLLQRTKNIDNLTGQYVFFLGAYRALYILNWVYRYFTEPHYVHWITWIAGFVQTMLYADFFYYYLNSLKNNVNLTLPA comes from the exons ATGAACGCCTTCAGGCTCGCCGGGGACATGACGCACCTCATGagcgtcctcgtcctcctgctcAAGATCCACACCATCAAGTCCTGCGCCG GTGTTTCCTTGAAGACACAAGAGTTATATGCTCTTGTTT GCTACTTGGATTTGTTTACAAGCTTCATATCACTGTACAATACGGCTATGAAGCTGATTTTCCTGGGTAGCTCATTCTCAATTGTTTGGTATATAAGGCGCCACAAAATGGTCCGTAGATCATATGATAAGGAGCATGACACATTCCGACATCAATTTATTGTTCTACCATGTATTCTCTTGGCCTTGCTTATACATGAGAAGTTTACTTTCAAGGAG GTGATGTGGACATTTTCTATTTATCTAGAAGCCGTTGCCATTCTTCCTCAACTCGTACTACTACAGCGTACAAAAAATATTGATAATTTAACTGGGCAATACGTTTTCTTCCTAGG TGCATACCGAGCATTGTACATTCTCAACTGGGTTTACCGCTACTTCACGGAGCCACATTATGTACACTGGATAA CTTGGATAGCAGGATTCGTGCAGACAATGTTGTACGCAGATTTCTTCTATTATTACCTCAACAG TTTGAAGAACAATGTGAATCTCACTCTGCCAGCTTGA